From Acidimicrobiales bacterium, the proteins below share one genomic window:
- a CDS encoding cold-shock protein: MATGTVKFFNAEKGFGFISREQGDDVFVHYSNIQGSGYRSLETGQVVEFDVGPGRKGEEAQNVRLV, encoded by the coding sequence TTGGCTACAGGCACAGTGAAGTTCTTCAATGCAGAGAAGGGCTTCGGATTTATCTCCCGTGAGCAGGGTGACGACGTCTTCGTCCACTACTCCAATATCCAGGGGAGCGGCTACCGGTCGCTCGAGACGGGCCAGGTTGTCGAGTTCGACGTGGGCCCGGGTCGCAAGGGGGAGGAAGCCCAGAACGTCCGTCTCGTCTGA